Proteins encoded together in one Deinococcus irradiatisoli window:
- a CDS encoding ABC transporter ATP-binding protein produces MTRPEDVPAPLSTHDLTLSYGTSVIVPQLSFSLKGVQVTSIIGPNGCGKSTLLRALARLRPAASGEVQLYGQALHTLPGKEVARRLAILPQGPVAPEGLSVEELVWFGRHPHQGPFPLRRPEDRAAVAWALNQTGMTVFAGRPLDALSGGQRQRAWIAMSLAQQTEILLLDEPTTYLDLSHQLEVLHLAQRLNREEGKTVVMVLHDLNQAARYSDELVAMRGGEIYAQGRPEDVLTPALLADVFHLKAHILRDPDTGRPHIIPYALTR; encoded by the coding sequence GTGACGCGGCCTGAAGATGTGCCCGCCCCGCTCTCGACCCACGACCTGACGCTCAGCTACGGCACCTCGGTGATCGTGCCGCAGCTGAGTTTCAGCCTCAAAGGCGTTCAGGTCACCAGCATCATCGGGCCCAACGGCTGCGGCAAGAGCACGCTGCTGCGGGCGCTGGCGCGGCTGCGGCCTGCGGCGAGCGGCGAGGTGCAGCTCTACGGTCAAGCGCTGCACACCCTGCCGGGCAAGGAGGTGGCGCGGCGGCTGGCGATCCTGCCGCAGGGGCCGGTCGCGCCGGAGGGCCTCTCGGTGGAGGAACTCGTCTGGTTCGGCCGGCACCCGCACCAGGGACCTTTTCCGCTGCGCCGACCCGAGGACCGTGCAGCGGTGGCCTGGGCACTGAACCAGACCGGCATGACCGTCTTCGCCGGTCGCCCGCTCGACGCGCTCTCCGGCGGGCAGCGCCAGCGCGCCTGGATTGCCATGAGCCTGGCGCAACAGACCGAGATTCTGCTGCTCGACGAGCCCACCACCTACCTCGACCTCTCGCACCAGCTCGAGGTGCTGCACCTCGCCCAGCGCCTCAACCGCGAGGAAGGCAAGACGGTGGTGATGGTGCTGCACGACCTCAACCAGGCGGCGCGCTACAGCGACGAACTCGTCGCCATGCGGGGGGGCGAGATCTACGCCCAGGGCCGCCCGGAAGACGTGCTGACCCCGGCGCTGCTGGCCGACGTGTTTCACCTGAAAGCCCACATCCTCCGCGATCCCGACACCGGGCGGCCGCACATCATTCCCTACGCCCTGACGCGCTGA
- a CDS encoding DEAD/DEAH box helicase, translating to MTPQLPSADGSPALSAASDAPLPTSLQRWIEQTCQRLGEVEQAERHTLVFLLGLRPYRRGRPTLSIQVRRAVQEHGAFRLGSVFKLPYALRYDLSGSARDLPVYARRDHAALRLLASSAQSGLIGNEEALFLEGTPLGEVILTTLLASGRLLWEDGEQVLTPGPALSDTLGWRFDAAGVQRPVQQLPSGAQVLPITPPWYRLGAQLGRIETALPGELETAFLNLPAVAPEDAAPLARAMQAQLGAALPAPRPVEVRPETLPYQPLLRLDYRTLPAQRKHAYGPMPRREPQGVAELLHLYGGQPWQTAQPRFEAGPGGGVLKVPARDLAAERRAAQLLTRSGLKKIGKLLPPNQRLMLSGDAGALGFASEAEWLTFVRQQLPALQDKGLQIEMTPAFPYHLADIEDWYGETRQDGGWFSLDLGVIVGGERLSLLPILVALLADQPELLQAEALERLPDDATLFATLPDGRRLALPASRVRAMLSVLVELHLRDVPPGPLRLPLLDAARLAQLDEALGARWTGAEHLLALGRQLRDFAGIAPVPPPAGLQAELRPYQLQGLAWLQFLREFGLGGILADDMGLGKTLQSLAHLLTEKAAGRADRPSLVVAPTSVLGNWRREAARFTPQLKVLTLHGPQRKADFGRIGQFDVVLSTYPLLPRDVEALRAHEFHLIILDEAQNIKNARSAAARAAGSLTARHRMCLTGTPLENHLGELWSQFNFLMPGLLHSEKVFAQLYRTPVEKQGDLHRRAALAARVRPFLLRREKNEVARELPPKTEIPVRLGLEHDQRDLYETLRLTLQDRVREELAARGLARSTVAVLDALLKLRQTVTDPRLVKLEAARKVRSNAKLDWLSAHLPQMVEEGRRVLIFSAFSTLLGLLEGTLAELGLPYAKLTGQTKNRAAQIDAFQNGEVPVFLISLKAGGVGLNLTAADTVIHYDPWWNPAAEQQATDRAYRIGQDKPVFVYKLIAAGSVEERILELQARKAALSQGILGAGLGEGAQLSAQDLDRLFAPLEDGEPLEAGPA from the coding sequence ATGACTCCTCAGCTTCCCAGCGCTGACGGCAGCCCGGCACTCAGCGCTGCCAGCGACGCGCCGCTGCCCACGTCCCTTCAGCGCTGGATCGAACAGACCTGCCAGCGCCTAGGAGAAGTCGAGCAGGCCGAGCGTCACACGCTGGTGTTCCTGCTGGGGCTGCGCCCTTACCGGCGCGGCCGCCCGACGCTGAGCATTCAGGTGCGCCGCGCGGTGCAGGAACACGGGGCCTTTCGGCTGGGCAGCGTGTTCAAGTTGCCCTACGCCCTGCGCTACGACCTCTCCGGCAGCGCCCGCGACCTGCCAGTGTACGCCCGGCGCGACCACGCCGCCCTGCGCCTGCTGGCCAGCAGCGCCCAGAGCGGGCTGATCGGCAACGAGGAAGCGCTGTTTCTGGAAGGCACGCCGCTGGGCGAAGTCATCCTGACCACGCTGCTCGCCAGCGGGCGCCTGCTGTGGGAAGACGGCGAGCAGGTGCTGACGCCCGGCCCGGCGCTGAGCGACACGCTCGGCTGGCGCTTCGACGCGGCGGGGGTGCAGCGCCCGGTGCAGCAGCTGCCCAGCGGCGCGCAGGTGCTGCCGATCACGCCGCCGTGGTACCGCCTCGGCGCGCAGCTGGGCCGCATCGAGACCGCGCTGCCCGGCGAGCTGGAAACGGCCTTTCTGAACTTGCCGGCGGTGGCCCCCGAGGACGCCGCGCCGCTGGCCCGCGCCATGCAGGCGCAGCTGGGCGCCGCCCTGCCGGCCCCGCGCCCGGTGGAGGTGCGCCCCGAGACGCTGCCGTACCAGCCCCTGCTGCGCCTGGATTACCGCACGCTGCCGGCCCAGCGCAAGCACGCCTACGGCCCCATGCCGCGTAGGGAGCCGCAGGGGGTGGCCGAGTTGCTGCACCTCTACGGCGGCCAGCCCTGGCAGACGGCCCAGCCGCGCTTCGAGGCCGGCCCCGGGGGCGGCGTGCTGAAGGTGCCGGCCCGCGATCTGGCGGCCGAGCGCCGGGCCGCCCAGCTGCTCACCCGCAGCGGCCTGAAGAAAATCGGCAAGCTGCTGCCGCCCAACCAGCGCTTGATGCTCAGCGGGGACGCCGGCGCGCTGGGCTTTGCCAGCGAGGCCGAGTGGCTGACCTTCGTGCGCCAGCAGCTGCCCGCCTTGCAGGACAAGGGCCTCCAGATCGAGATGACCCCGGCGTTTCCCTACCACCTCGCCGACATCGAGGACTGGTACGGCGAGACCCGGCAGGACGGCGGCTGGTTCTCGCTCGACCTGGGCGTGATCGTGGGCGGCGAGCGGCTGAGCCTGCTGCCGATCCTGGTGGCCCTGCTGGCCGACCAGCCGGAACTGCTGCAGGCCGAGGCGCTGGAGCGGCTGCCCGACGACGCCACTCTGTTCGCCACCCTGCCGGACGGCCGCCGCCTGGCGCTGCCAGCCAGCCGGGTGCGGGCGATGCTGAGCGTGCTGGTCGAGCTGCACCTGCGCGACGTGCCGCCGGGTCCCCTGCGGCTGCCGCTGCTCGACGCCGCCCGCCTCGCGCAGCTCGACGAAGCGCTCGGCGCCCGCTGGACCGGGGCGGAGCACCTGCTGGCGCTGGGGCGGCAGCTGCGCGACTTTGCCGGCATCGCGCCGGTGCCGCCGCCCGCCGGCTTGCAGGCCGAGCTGCGGCCCTACCAGCTTCAGGGACTGGCCTGGCTGCAATTTCTGCGCGAATTTGGCCTCGGCGGCATTCTGGCCGACGACATGGGCCTGGGCAAGACCTTGCAGTCGCTGGCCCACCTGCTCACCGAAAAGGCCGCCGGCCGCGCCGACCGGCCCAGCCTGGTGGTCGCGCCCACCAGCGTGCTGGGCAACTGGCGGCGCGAAGCGGCCCGATTCACGCCGCAGCTGAAGGTGCTGACCCTGCACGGACCGCAGCGCAAGGCCGATTTCGGGCGCATCGGGCAGTTCGACGTGGTGCTGAGCACCTATCCCCTGCTGCCGCGCGACGTGGAGGCGCTCAGGGCGCACGAGTTCCACCTGATCATTCTGGACGAAGCGCAGAACATCAAGAATGCCCGCAGCGCGGCGGCGCGGGCGGCCGGCAGCTTAACGGCCCGCCACCGGATGTGCCTCACCGGCACGCCGCTGGAAAACCACCTCGGCGAGTTGTGGTCGCAGTTCAACTTCCTGATGCCAGGACTGCTGCACAGCGAGAAGGTTTTTGCCCAGCTCTACCGCACCCCGGTGGAAAAGCAGGGCGACCTGCACCGCCGCGCCGCCCTAGCCGCCCGGGTGCGGCCCTTTTTGCTGCGGCGCGAGAAAAACGAGGTGGCCCGCGAATTGCCGCCCAAAACCGAGATCCCGGTGCGGCTGGGCCTGGAGCACGACCAGCGCGACCTCTACGAAACGCTGCGGCTCACCTTGCAAGACCGGGTGCGCGAAGAACTCGCCGCGCGCGGGCTGGCCCGCAGCACCGTCGCGGTGCTCGACGCGCTGCTCAAGCTGCGCCAGACCGTCACCGATCCCCGGCTGGTCAAACTGGAGGCGGCGCGCAAGGTCCGCAGCAACGCCAAGCTCGACTGGCTCAGCGCCCACCTGCCGCAGATGGTCGAGGAGGGCCGCCGGGTGCTGATCTTCAGCGCGTTTTCGACCTTGCTGGGCCTCCTGGAAGGCACCCTCGCCGAACTCGGCCTGCCGTATGCCAAGCTCACCGGCCAGACCAAGAACCGCGCCGCGCAGATCGACGCTTTTCAGAACGGCGAGGTGCCGGTGTTCCTGATCAGCCTCAAGGCCGGCGGGGTGGGCCTGAACCTGACGGCGGCCGACACGGTCATTCACTACGATCCGTGGTGGAATCCGGCCGCCGAGCAGCAGGCCACCGACCGGGCCTACCGCATCGGGCAGGACAAGCCGGTGTTCGTGTACAAGCTGATCGCGGCCGGCAGCGTCGAGGAGCGCATTCTGGAGCTGCAGGCGCGCAAGGCCGCGCTCTCGCAGGGCATACTCGGCGCCGGACTGGGCGAGGGCGCCCAGCTCAGCGCCCAGGACCTCGACCGGCTGTTCGCTCCGCTGGAAGACGGCGAGCCGCTTGAGGCCGGGCCGGCCTGA
- a CDS encoding VWA domain-containing protein, with protein MPKYTSVLTSLCTLALTLGLAQAQPTYVELILDASGSMFSRLPDGQSRINVAKDVLQGFIAGLPDTPDLNVGLRIYGAQEASGAAACTDSALVLPLKGVARAALQAQVAQTRPKGATPIAYSLQQAAQDFPADGSKKLIVLVTDGQESCGGKLGSVLDTFKQRGIEVDLRIIGIDLNEAARKSFSGLGTFENVQSGAQLASALGRATEQVVKPVSAPLPVTVTLTSGGSPLTQGAQVSFQPALGGAAIALGPAGGRYGASLPPGVYSARVETAESGVQVFGGLNVAVGSPNAFTFEVGKVGAVKLDVSPLPPVAGGKLTVSFASAPAGERNWVTIAQKTDPDSAYLDYQYVKGASGQVQLSVPDEEIEYEARYLLAGPDGSSRVVGRSAPFTPRRVVASLDAPDSAVGGGQIEVRWTGPNNERDYVTIVPKGAPDGTYTAYFYTRDGNPGKLKVPLTPGDYELRYASDDSSRTFASRPLRVTAANYALSAPTTATAGSSITIKWTGPNNPGDYVTVVPKGAPVGTYTAYFYTRDGNPGTLKTPAAPGEYEVRYSTEAASPNPTLASVPITLTASTFGLDTPATAPAGSQLSVNWTGPNNPGDYVTIVPKGAPIGTYTQYFYTRDGNPGRLQTPLSPGEYEVRYSTEGESPNPTLFSRALTLTAASYKLEAPSSGAAGGRVQIKWTGPNNPGDYVTIVPKGAPVGTYTDYAYTRDGNPLSLPLPQQPGQYELRYSSEQASPNPTLFSLPFTVK; from the coding sequence ATGCCCAAGTACACTTCGGTTCTGACTTCACTTTGCACCCTGGCCCTGACGCTGGGGCTGGCCCAGGCGCAGCCGACCTACGTCGAGCTGATTCTGGACGCTTCCGGCAGCATGTTCAGCCGCCTGCCCGACGGCCAGAGCCGCATCAACGTCGCCAAGGACGTGTTGCAGGGCTTCATCGCCGGCCTGCCCGACACCCCGGACCTCAACGTGGGGCTGCGCATTTACGGCGCGCAGGAAGCTTCCGGTGCGGCGGCCTGCACCGACTCGGCGTTGGTGTTGCCGCTCAAGGGCGTGGCCCGCGCGGCCCTGCAGGCGCAGGTGGCCCAGACCCGCCCGAAAGGGGCCACACCGATCGCCTACTCGCTTCAGCAGGCCGCCCAGGATTTTCCTGCAGACGGCAGCAAGAAACTGATCGTGCTGGTCACCGACGGGCAGGAGTCCTGCGGCGGCAAGCTCGGCAGCGTGCTGGACACCTTCAAGCAGCGCGGCATCGAGGTGGACCTGCGCATCATCGGCATCGACCTGAACGAAGCTGCCCGCAAGAGTTTCAGCGGGCTGGGCACCTTCGAGAACGTGCAGTCCGGCGCGCAGCTCGCCTCGGCGCTGGGGCGGGCCACCGAGCAGGTCGTCAAGCCGGTCTCGGCGCCGTTGCCGGTCACGGTGACGCTCACTTCCGGCGGGTCGCCGCTGACCCAGGGGGCCCAGGTCAGCTTCCAGCCGGCCCTGGGCGGCGCGGCCATAGCGCTGGGCCCGGCAGGCGGCCGCTACGGCGCTTCGCTGCCGCCCGGCGTGTACTCGGCGCGCGTCGAAACCGCCGAATCCGGCGTGCAGGTGTTCGGCGGCCTGAACGTGGCGGTGGGGTCGCCCAACGCCTTTACCTTCGAAGTGGGGAAGGTGGGCGCCGTCAAGCTCGACGTTTCGCCGCTGCCCCCGGTGGCCGGCGGCAAACTCACCGTCAGCTTCGCCTCGGCCCCGGCCGGGGAGCGCAACTGGGTCACCATCGCCCAGAAAACCGATCCCGACAGCGCCTACCTCGATTACCAGTACGTCAAGGGCGCCTCGGGACAGGTGCAGCTCAGCGTGCCGGACGAGGAAATCGAGTACGAGGCCCGCTACCTGCTGGCCGGTCCCGACGGCAGCAGCCGGGTGGTGGGCCGCAGCGCGCCGTTCACGCCCCGGCGGGTGGTGGCCAGCCTGGACGCGCCGGACAGCGCCGTGGGCGGCGGCCAGATCGAGGTGCGCTGGACCGGCCCCAACAACGAGCGCGATTACGTGACCATCGTGCCCAAGGGGGCCCCGGACGGTACGTACACCGCGTACTTCTATACCCGTGACGGCAACCCCGGCAAACTGAAGGTGCCGCTGACCCCCGGCGACTATGAACTGCGCTACGCCAGCGACGACTCGTCCCGCACCTTCGCCAGCCGGCCCCTGCGCGTCACGGCGGCGAACTACGCGCTGTCGGCCCCCACCACGGCGACAGCCGGCAGCAGCATCACCATCAAGTGGACCGGCCCCAACAATCCCGGCGACTACGTGACGGTGGTGCCCAAAGGGGCGCCGGTGGGCACCTACACCGCGTACTTCTACACCCGCGACGGCAACCCCGGCACGCTCAAGACGCCGGCCGCACCCGGCGAGTACGAGGTGCGTTACTCCACCGAGGCGGCCAGCCCCAACCCCACCCTGGCGAGCGTGCCGATCACCCTGACGGCCAGCACCTTCGGCCTCGACACGCCGGCCACGGCGCCGGCCGGCAGCCAGCTGAGCGTGAACTGGACCGGTCCGAACAATCCCGGCGACTACGTGACCATCGTGCCCAAGGGGGCACCCATCGGCACCTACACCCAGTACTTCTACACCCGCGACGGCAATCCTGGTCGCCTTCAGACGCCGCTGTCTCCCGGCGAGTACGAGGTGCGCTACTCCACCGAGGGCGAGTCGCCCAACCCCACCCTGTTCAGCCGCGCCCTCACGCTGACGGCCGCCAGCTACAAGCTCGAAGCGCCGAGCAGCGGTGCCGCCGGCGGCCGGGTGCAGATCAAGTGGACCGGCCCCAACAATCCCGGCGATTACGTGACCATCGTGCCCAAGGGCGCGCCGGTGGGCACCTACACCGACTACGCCTACACCCGTGACGGCAACCCGCTGTCCCTGCCGCTGCCCCAACAGCCCGGCCAGTACGAGCTGCGCTACTCCAGCGAGCAGGCCAGCCCCAATCCGACGCTGTTCAGCTTGCCGTTCACAGTGAAGTAA
- a CDS encoding twin-arginine translocase TatA/TatE family subunit: MPEILLILVAALLIFGPKKLPDLGRSLGNGIREFRKGTQGLKDELEGSFKDEPAMPVTPAPNAQTILAAAPAAAEVAPVNLHKEADAHQA; this comes from the coding sequence ATGCCCGAAATCCTGCTGATCCTGGTGGCCGCCCTGCTGATCTTCGGCCCCAAAAAATTGCCTGACCTGGGCCGCAGCCTCGGCAACGGTATCCGCGAATTCCGCAAAGGCACCCAAGGCCTGAAAGACGAGCTGGAAGGCAGCTTCAAGGACGAGCCGGCCATGCCCGTCACGCCCGCCCCCAATGCACAGACTATTTTGGCCGCCGCGCCGGCCGCAGCCGAAGTGGCGCCGGTCAACCTGCACAAGGAAGCGGACGCGCACCAGGCCTGA
- a CDS encoding PQQ-binding-like beta-propeller repeat protein gives MPLSAGQTLTGRYLLRGPIGEGGSAQVFRATDLHLGRDVALKVLHEQVHFLDRERFLREVRILARLSHPGVVAIHDLGQEDGRDFFTMPLLTGGPISSLGPLEDAPQSLERFLDAAAFVSGALGHIHAEGLVHRDLTPGNVLLGADGLPRIMDFGLVSMSEHTRHLTRSGVTLGTPQYMAPEQARGSGVGPSSDLYALGAVLYRVACGSPPFVGDNDQSVLFQHVYEQVLDPRDLNPAVPDQVAQVLLHLLAKKPEGRPPSAQALAELWVQARLDGRAAAAQYRGGRTRSGAQAGGPPWPGKLRERWSAALPGEVTWPSAVVGAGGLLAVGTRSGQLALISSSGDLHATLPAGDEVTAPATLIGSSVIYGAWDGALRRANVDGTPEWTHQTRAELTGAPTVWGQRVLVTSRDGHLHAVDADSGELAWAYRTDGPIAASPLIWGGAALIADENGWLHALDAASGTQLWKVEVGVTHATPALMPMGHGEAALIVATWPGEVHALHLQIQAGRASLAPEAVLWSYDLEDEIWAAPAVRGETVVVAGWGGQVQALTLGSGDDVWSHRLEGRVTASPVISGAHVYLASELGELCALNLHTGGLVWNQREGAGVQATPLADGGSLYVAFMDGTMRAYR, from the coding sequence ATGCCGCTGAGCGCAGGTCAGACCCTCACCGGGCGCTATTTGTTGCGCGGCCCGATCGGCGAGGGCGGCAGCGCGCAGGTGTTCCGGGCCACCGATCTGCACCTGGGGCGCGACGTGGCCCTCAAGGTGCTGCACGAACAGGTGCATTTTCTCGACCGCGAGCGTTTTCTGCGCGAGGTCCGCATTCTGGCGCGGCTCTCGCACCCCGGCGTGGTGGCGATTCACGACCTGGGGCAGGAAGACGGCCGCGATTTTTTCACCATGCCGCTGCTGACCGGTGGCCCGATCAGCTCGCTGGGACCGCTGGAAGACGCGCCGCAGAGCCTGGAGCGCTTTCTCGACGCCGCCGCCTTCGTGTCGGGCGCGCTGGGGCACATTCACGCCGAAGGGCTGGTTCACCGCGACCTGACGCCCGGCAACGTCTTGCTCGGCGCCGATGGCCTGCCGCGCATCATGGATTTCGGGCTGGTGTCGATGAGCGAGCACACCCGCCACCTGACCCGCAGCGGCGTCACGCTCGGCACGCCGCAGTACATGGCCCCCGAGCAGGCGCGCGGCAGCGGCGTGGGGCCGAGCAGCGACCTCTACGCGCTGGGCGCGGTGCTCTACCGGGTCGCCTGCGGCTCGCCGCCGTTCGTCGGCGACAACGACCAGAGTGTGCTGTTTCAGCACGTCTATGAGCAGGTGCTCGACCCGCGCGACCTCAACCCGGCGGTGCCGGACCAGGTGGCGCAGGTTCTGCTGCACCTGCTCGCCAAGAAGCCCGAAGGCCGCCCGCCCTCGGCCCAGGCCCTGGCCGAACTGTGGGTGCAGGCCCGGCTCGACGGCCGCGCCGCCGCCGCGCAGTACAGGGGGGGCCGTACCCGCAGCGGCGCCCAGGCCGGCGGCCCTCCCTGGCCCGGCAAGCTGCGCGAGCGCTGGTCGGCGGCGCTGCCCGGCGAAGTCACCTGGCCCTCGGCGGTGGTGGGGGCCGGCGGACTGCTGGCGGTGGGCACCCGCAGCGGCCAGCTGGCGCTGATCAGCAGCAGCGGCGACCTGCACGCCACCCTGCCGGCCGGCGACGAGGTGACCGCTCCCGCCACCCTGATCGGCAGCAGCGTCATCTACGGCGCCTGGGATGGAGCGCTGCGGCGCGCCAACGTCGACGGCACCCCGGAGTGGACCCACCAGACCCGCGCCGAACTCACCGGCGCCCCGACCGTGTGGGGCCAGCGGGTGCTGGTGACTTCGCGCGACGGCCACCTGCACGCCGTCGACGCCGACAGCGGCGAACTGGCCTGGGCCTACCGCACCGACGGCCCGATCGCCGCCTCGCCGCTGATCTGGGGCGGCGCGGCGCTGATCGCCGACGAGAACGGCTGGCTGCACGCGCTGGACGCGGCCAGCGGCACACAGCTGTGGAAAGTCGAGGTCGGCGTGACGCACGCCACCCCGGCGCTGATGCCGATGGGCCACGGCGAGGCGGCGCTGATCGTGGCGACCTGGCCCGGCGAGGTTCACGCCCTGCACCTCCAGATTCAGGCCGGGCGGGCCAGCCTGGCCCCCGAAGCGGTGCTGTGGAGTTACGACCTGGAAGACGAGATCTGGGCGGCCCCGGCGGTGCGCGGCGAGACGGTGGTGGTGGCCGGCTGGGGCGGGCAGGTCCAGGCCCTGACGCTGGGCAGCGGCGACGATGTGTGGTCCCACCGGCTGGAAGGCCGGGTAACCGCCAGCCCGGTGATCAGCGGCGCGCACGTTTACCTCGCGTCGGAACTTGGCGAACTGTGCGCCCTGAATCTTCACACGGGCGGCCTAGTCTGGAACCAGCGCGAGGGCGCCGGGGTGCAGGCCACGCCGCTGGCCGACGGCGGCAGCCTTTACGTCGCCTTTATGGACGGCACGATGCGGGCCTACCGCTAA
- a CDS encoding transcriptional regulator, whose translation MPKKERKRLQVVISEEQDALLTKTAYELSSPERLISKSEVVRLAIEKIAKELGEGEELSEYRALLDADDLRDD comes from the coding sequence ATGCCCAAGAAGGAACGCAAGCGGCTACAAGTGGTCATCAGCGAGGAGCAAGACGCGCTGCTGACCAAAACCGCTTATGAACTCTCCAGCCCCGAGCGCCTCATTTCCAAAAGCGAGGTGGTGCGCCTGGCCATCGAGAAAATCGCCAAGGAACTTGGCGAGGGCGAGGAACTCAGCGAGTACCGTGCCCTGCTCGACGCCGACGATCTGCGCGACGACTGA
- a CDS encoding HAD family hydrolase gives MTALPPRPLLVLDLDETLWHGRSDPALPGGLRLLLRPHLAEFLNAVGAAYDLAVWTAASEDWMREGLAQLKAVTGFDLEARAFFLWHRERCTFRRDAEGRYGFRKPVRKFKAGWIRGRYPLERILVLDDQAANYACGYGHLVPVRAWHGYDNDDELRRLAPYLLSIAGQPDLRRIEKRGWRG, from the coding sequence TTGACTGCCCTGCCGCCCCGCCCCCTGCTGGTGCTCGACCTTGACGAAACCCTCTGGCATGGCCGGAGCGATCCGGCGCTGCCGGGTGGGTTGCGCCTCCTTTTACGCCCCCATCTGGCTGAATTCCTGAACGCGGTGGGCGCCGCTTACGATCTGGCGGTCTGGACGGCGGCCAGCGAGGACTGGATGCGCGAAGGACTGGCCCAGCTGAAGGCCGTCACCGGTTTCGATCTGGAGGCCCGGGCTTTTTTTCTGTGGCACCGGGAGCGCTGCACCTTTCGCCGGGACGCGGAGGGCCGTTACGGCTTTCGCAAACCGGTACGCAAGTTCAAAGCTGGCTGGATTCGCGGGCGCTACCCGTTGGAGCGGATTCTGGTCCTCGACGATCAGGCCGCCAACTACGCCTGCGGCTACGGCCACCTGGTGCCGGTCAGGGCCTGGCACGGCTACGACAACGACGACGAATTGCGCCGCCTGGCCCCTTACCTGCTCTCGATCGCCGGGCAGCCGGACCTGCGCCGAATCGAGAAGCGCGGCTGGCGCGGGTAG
- a CDS encoding DUF2201 family putative metallopeptidase produces MSLPGGPRSDAQFERLVSGARLRLRGKSAFFATLLLHADIVPSREVLLAGTDGERVYVNPENAAQLAPESFDGLLLHEVLHAALSHLPRRGPREKQKWNRAANLIVNGMVAQAGLPIPPDAARDEHLEQLSVEEVYTALGEGEGEDGQGEGSPGDDDLLDGPPSDAPPKGHKSGDDAKRQWGQALAQARSVEAMLGKGDDPLGMHRELRRLEPARLDWRSQLWRFLARTPVDFGGFDRRFVGRGLYLEALDDESLRALIAVDTSGSVDDDAVRALIAEVQGVLGAYPHVQATLYYADTQAYGPYDLRPGDAIPDPQGGGGTDFRPVFEKAEAADPDVIVYLTDGYGDFPPNAPRAPTLWVVPPGGLEDGGFPFGDVLRLEDGQ; encoded by the coding sequence GTGAGTTTGCCCGGCGGGCCGCGCAGCGACGCCCAGTTCGAGCGCCTGGTGTCGGGGGCGCGGCTGCGGCTGCGCGGCAAGAGCGCTTTTTTCGCCACCCTGCTGCTGCACGCCGACATCGTGCCCAGCCGCGAGGTGCTGCTGGCCGGCACCGACGGCGAGCGCGTGTACGTAAATCCGGAAAACGCCGCCCAGCTCGCGCCGGAGAGCTTCGACGGCCTGCTGCTGCACGAGGTGCTGCACGCGGCCCTCTCGCACCTGCCCCGGCGCGGCCCCCGCGAGAAGCAGAAATGGAACCGCGCCGCCAACCTGATCGTCAACGGCATGGTGGCGCAGGCGGGGTTGCCGATTCCGCCGGACGCCGCCCGCGACGAGCATCTGGAGCAGCTCAGCGTGGAGGAGGTGTACACCGCCCTGGGCGAAGGTGAAGGCGAGGACGGCCAGGGCGAGGGCAGTCCCGGCGACGACGATCTGCTTGACGGCCCGCCCAGCGACGCGCCGCCCAAAGGCCACAAATCCGGCGACGACGCCAAGCGGCAGTGGGGGCAGGCGCTGGCCCAGGCCCGCAGCGTGGAAGCCATGCTCGGCAAGGGCGACGATCCGCTGGGCATGCACCGCGAACTGCGCCGCCTCGAACCGGCCCGGCTCGACTGGAGATCGCAACTGTGGCGTTTCCTGGCGCGCACCCCGGTGGATTTCGGCGGCTTCGACCGCCGTTTCGTGGGCCGGGGCCTCTACCTCGAAGCGCTCGACGACGAGAGCCTGCGCGCCCTGATCGCGGTGGACACCTCCGGCAGCGTGGACGACGACGCCGTGCGCGCCCTGATCGCCGAGGTGCAGGGGGTGCTGGGCGCGTATCCGCACGTGCAGGCCACGCTCTATTACGCCGACACGCAGGCCTACGGCCCATACGACCTGCGCCCCGGCGACGCCATTCCCGACCCCCAGGGCGGCGGCGGCACCGACTTTCGCCCGGTGTTCGAGAAGGCCGAGGCCGCCGACCCCGACGTGATCGTGTACCTCACCGACGGCTACGGCGATTTCCCGCCGAATGCGCCGCGCGCGCCGACCCTGTGGGTGGTGCCGCCCGGCGGCCTGGAAGACGGCGGCTTTCCGTTCGGCGACGTGCTGCGCCTCGAAGACGGACAGTAA